The sequence below is a genomic window from Blastococcus sp. Marseille-P5729.
TTCTCGGGTCAGTCAGATCCCGCCGCTGAGCGGTCACCGGCAGTAGCAGGTGGTGGCGCACGAGCAGCTCAATGAGATCGCAGTCCGCCTCCCGGAACCCCATGCGACAGGCGATCCCGCGAGCGATGCCCGCGCCGATCTCGCTGTGGTCGCCGCCGAGCCCCTTGCCGATGTCGTGCAGCAGCGCCCCGACGCGCAGCAGGTCGGGGCGGCTGACGACGATGTCGTTGACCCCCGCCTCGATGGCCGTCTGCAGCAGGTGCCGGTCGACGGTGAAGGTATGGATGGCATTGTGCTGGGCCAGGGAGCGTACGTGGTCCCACTCCGGCAGCAACCGGGTCAGCAAGCCATGCTGATCGAGCGACTCCCATACGCGCAGCAGTGGCGGTCCGGCCGCGAGCAGCGCACCGAAGTCGTGCCGCATCTCGTCGGTCCACCGGTCGAGCTCCTCGGGGGTCTCGATCCGCAGGCGATCGAGCGTGAACGACGAGATGGGTAGGTCGGCGTACGCCGCCGCCCGCGCGACGCGCATCAGTAGACCCGGATCATGCTGCGGCTGGGCATTGCGGGCGAGGACGACGAACCCCGCATGCCTCACGACGTCCTTGGCCAAGCCCTCACGCACTGGCCCCAGCCGGGAGGGGCGCCGCAGCCGCGCCCGCAGCCCACCGCCGCCGTCCTCCTCGCGCCGGGTCGCGGCGCGCCGGAAGGCGGTGTCGACGGCGTGGGCGATCGTCCGACCCGCACCGTTGACCGAGCGCAGCAGCGCCGTCCCGTCCTCATGCCCGAGGGACGCGGCGATCGCCGCGCGTTCCTGGGCCCGCAGCACGTCGGTCGCCCTGCGGGCGTGCCGCTGAACCTCGCCGCGGACGTCGAGCAGCGTCTCGATCGCCGCGCGGGCCTCGGGTCGGACGTCGATCAGCTGGGCCCGCGCCAGCGCCCGCAGCACCATCGCATCACGCAGCCCGCCGTAGGACTGCTTGAGATTGGGCTGCAGCAGGTAGGCCACGTGCCCGAAGGCGGCTGCCCGGTCGAACGCCGCGCGCTGCAGCTCCTCGGCGCGCGTGGCCGCGTTGACCCGCCATGCCGCCGCGATCCGGGCGCGGGCCTCCCCCGCGAGCTGCTCGTTGCCGGCGATGAACCGCGCATCGAGCAGCCCGAGGGAGACCTTCACGTCGGACGCCGCGAGCCTGGCCGTTTCCGCAACGGTACGTACGGAGTGGTCCAATCCGATCCCGCTGTCCCAGATCGGGTACCAGATCGAGTCGGCGACCGCACGCACCTTCTTTGGCGAAAGGTCGTGCAGCAGCACGAGATCCAGATCGCTGTACGGCGCGGGCTCCTCGCGGCCGAGGCCGCCGACGGCCACCAGGGCGATGAATTGGTCCTGCGGAATCAGGCTCGCCAGCCAGCGGTCACACTGAGCGGTGAGCCTGGCACGCAGCTCGGAACCGACCATCGACCCATCAGCAATGAGCCGGTCCCGAGCTGCGCGGACTGTCTCAGACTGCGTCGGAGTCACGCTCACCCGTACGCACCCTGACCACGGCGTCCACGCTGGTCACCCAGACCTTGCCGTCACCAATCTTCCCGGTGTTGGCAGCGCGGACGATCTCGTTCACGATCCCGTCGACGTCCATCTCGTCGGCGATGACCTCGAGCTTGATCTTCGGGACCAGGTCCACCTCGTACTCGGACCCTCGGTAGATCTCCGTGTGCCCCTTCTGTCGGCCGTAGCCGGAGACCTCGCTGATCGTCATGCCGGTGACGCCGAGCGACTCCAGTGCCTCCTTCACGTCGCCGAGCATGAAGGGCTTGATGATGGCGGTGATGAGCTTCATACCTTCTCTTCCTTCCTGAGTTCTGCGGCGGGAACCTGGGGTTCCACCATCGACTCAGCAGCGACGTCGAGGGCGGCGCCGCGAGTGTGGGCACCCGAACCTGAGTCCGAGAACTCATAGGCTGTCTCGCTGTGCATCGCCTGGTCCAGGCCGGTGACCTCGGTCTCGACATCGACCCGGTTGCCGCCCACGATGAGACCGACGAGCTTGCCCACGATGAATGTACCGATGAACGAGAAGGCCATGGCCGCGACGACCGCGAGGACCTGCTTGCCCAGCAGCCCCAGGCCACCACCGACCAGCAGCCCCGGCTCCTCGACGACCGCGTTGATCGACGACGTGGCGAACAGGCCGACCGCGATGGAGCCCCAGATGCCGCCGATCAGGTGGACCGCGACGACGTCGAGAGCGTCATCGATCCGCGCCTTCTCCTTCAGCCCGAGGCAGGCGGCGCAGAGGACGCCGGCGACCAGTCCGATGGCGATCGCGGCCAGCGGCGTCACGAAGCCGGC
It includes:
- a CDS encoding [protein-PII] uridylyltransferase, encoding MVGSELRARLTAQCDRWLASLIPQDQFIALVAVGGLGREEPAPYSDLDLVLLHDLSPKKVRAVADSIWYPIWDSGIGLDHSVRTVAETARLAASDVKVSLGLLDARFIAGNEQLAGEARARIAAAWRVNAATRAEELQRAAFDRAAAFGHVAYLLQPNLKQSYGGLRDAMVLRALARAQLIDVRPEARAAIETLLDVRGEVQRHARRATDVLRAQERAAIAASLGHEDGTALLRSVNGAGRTIAHAVDTAFRRAATRREEDGGGGLRARLRRPSRLGPVREGLAKDVVRHAGFVVLARNAQPQHDPGLLMRVARAAAYADLPISSFTLDRLRIETPEELDRWTDEMRHDFGALLAAGPPLLRVWESLDQHGLLTRLLPEWDHVRSLAQHNAIHTFTVDRHLLQTAIEAGVNDIVVSRPDLLRVGALLHDIGKGLGGDHSEIGAGIARGIACRMGFREADCDLIELLVRHHLLLPVTAQRRDLTDPRTVETVIEKVGSSPVTIDLLHALSIADSKATGPAAYSQWKADLIAELVTRVRAAQAGETIDELDMIDDLATDLISAEPDEMVSVAIGRAPGAYQRLLVVLRDDMATSQVAGTLALSSLGIRRARLVEVDGCRLLDHIVEPRFGSMPGVDELTDSLNRVHSGALDLRERLRRKAVSYDRGATDLPRVRWIADAATNASVLEVQAADRTALLYHLMCAFERAGAQVRSAVIESYGPSVVDTFYLQTADETVLGADCRHAVEMELQRLGWS
- a CDS encoding P-II family nitrogen regulator, with translation MKLITAIIKPFMLGDVKEALESLGVTGMTISEVSGYGRQKGHTEIYRGSEYEVDLVPKIKLEVIADEMDVDGIVNEIVRAANTGKIGDGKVWVTSVDAVVRVRTGERDSDAV